From the Leifsonia sp. AG29 genome, one window contains:
- a CDS encoding zinc-dependent metalloprotease — translation MSDDRGRGPDDRDPDDRNPEDELRDMLREFLSGDSTIDPGKLAGAAGLPSDPASIQQLLGQLQNALRNPGGGIDWDIAQQQARTLAGDGAHAVTPAERAQLDQAFSVAQLWLDQATTVSELMTTPELIGRAEWARQTMPLWTQLAEPVALSISDALTRVLTEQAPEEMLGMIQNAGQLMRSIGGALFAMQLGQVVGQLSKEVVSGGDIGIPLLPEGTAALLPQNVAEFGEGLDIPDDQIQLYLAVRELAHARLFRHAKWLRLQLITQITAFAKGISIDTDALESLAENFDPNNPEELREAMVSGRLIPPRSEEQQEALARLETVLALVEGWVDVVTAQATRLLPKADAIAETVRRRRASGGPAESAFATLVGLELRPRRLREAAALWQAVTDAVGQEARDRLWSHPDLLPDASDLDDPTALVARLTADAAGAEPERDALDQAIEDLLRGDTERPSED, via the coding sequence ATGAGCGACGACCGGGGCAGGGGTCCCGACGACCGGGACCCGGACGACCGCAACCCGGAGGACGAGCTCCGGGACATGCTGCGCGAGTTCCTCTCGGGCGACTCGACCATCGACCCGGGCAAGCTGGCGGGCGCGGCGGGGCTCCCCAGCGACCCCGCGAGCATCCAGCAGCTCCTCGGCCAGCTCCAGAACGCGCTCCGCAACCCCGGCGGCGGCATCGACTGGGACATCGCCCAGCAGCAGGCGCGCACGCTCGCCGGCGATGGAGCGCACGCGGTCACCCCGGCCGAGCGGGCGCAGCTCGACCAGGCGTTCTCCGTCGCGCAGCTCTGGCTCGACCAGGCGACGACCGTCTCCGAACTGATGACCACCCCGGAGCTCATCGGCCGCGCCGAGTGGGCCCGCCAGACCATGCCGCTCTGGACCCAGCTCGCCGAGCCGGTCGCACTGAGCATCTCCGACGCCCTGACCCGCGTCCTCACCGAGCAGGCGCCCGAGGAGATGCTCGGGATGATCCAGAACGCCGGACAGCTGATGCGCTCGATCGGGGGCGCCCTGTTCGCGATGCAGCTCGGGCAGGTGGTCGGGCAGCTCTCGAAGGAGGTCGTCTCCGGCGGCGACATCGGGATCCCCCTCCTCCCCGAGGGCACCGCGGCGCTGCTCCCCCAGAACGTCGCCGAGTTCGGCGAGGGTCTCGACATCCCCGACGACCAGATCCAGCTCTACCTGGCCGTGCGCGAACTGGCGCACGCGCGCCTGTTCCGGCACGCGAAATGGCTGCGTCTCCAGCTGATCACCCAGATCACGGCCTTCGCCAAGGGCATCTCGATCGACACGGACGCGCTCGAGTCGCTGGCCGAGAACTTCGACCCGAACAATCCCGAGGAGCTCCGCGAGGCCATGGTGAGCGGCCGCCTGATCCCGCCGCGGAGCGAGGAGCAGCAGGAGGCGCTCGCCCGGCTCGAGACGGTGCTCGCCCTGGTCGAGGGCTGGGTCGACGTCGTGACCGCGCAGGCCACGCGCCTGCTGCCGAAGGCCGACGCCATCGCCGAGACGGTGCGCCGCCGGCGCGCGTCCGGCGGACCGGCGGAGTCGGCCTTCGCGACGCTCGTCGGCCTCGAGCTGCGTCCCCGCCGCCTCCGCGAGGCGGCGGCCCTGTGGCAGGCCGTCACCGACGCGGTGGGCCAGGAGGCGCGGGATCGGCTCTGGTCGCACCCGGACCTGCTGCCCGACGCCTCCGACCTCGACGACCCGACCGCCCTGGTGGCACGCCTCACCGCCGACGCCGCGGGCGCCGAGCCGGAGCGGGACGCCCTCGACCAGGCGATCGAAGACCTGCTTCGGGGCGACACGGAGCGCCCCTCCGAGGACTGA
- a CDS encoding YlbL family protein, which produces MTLFSDGDGRTPAPGGPERVAPPRRVIVGWVAIAVGFVLAIVLALAPAPFVIEQPGPVYNTLGTDQAVGSEPSGEAKPLITIPGKATYPTKGSLDLLTVSVVGNPDQHPTWFDIVGAWFDPSRAVVPIEEVFPPGTTTEQSNAENAALMTDSQQDAVAAALNELGYTFPQAVAVKQVIKGSPAASVLKVGDQITSLDGRTVKSVQQLRDAVKRNGTGKAAEVGIVRDGAASTVSITPEESGGQVVLGIGAGMDYTFPFDVKIQLDNVGGPSAGQMFALGIIDKLTPGSLNGGKRVAGTGTIDNAGDIGAIGGIRQKMYAARDTGGATYFLAPAANCNEVTGHIPAGLRVFAVKTLADSLKVLDAVSGGKSTQGLPTCPSS; this is translated from the coding sequence GTGACGCTGTTCAGCGACGGGGACGGCAGGACTCCGGCTCCCGGAGGCCCCGAGCGGGTCGCGCCCCCGCGCCGCGTGATCGTGGGCTGGGTGGCGATCGCGGTCGGATTCGTCCTCGCCATCGTGCTCGCCCTCGCGCCCGCCCCGTTCGTCATCGAGCAGCCGGGCCCGGTCTACAACACGCTCGGCACCGACCAGGCGGTCGGCTCGGAGCCGTCCGGCGAGGCGAAGCCCCTCATCACGATCCCCGGGAAGGCCACCTACCCGACCAAGGGGTCGCTGGACCTCCTGACCGTGTCGGTGGTCGGCAATCCCGACCAGCACCCGACGTGGTTCGACATCGTGGGCGCGTGGTTCGATCCGAGCCGCGCCGTCGTCCCCATCGAGGAGGTCTTCCCTCCCGGTACCACGACCGAGCAGTCGAACGCGGAGAACGCGGCCCTCATGACGGACTCCCAGCAGGACGCGGTCGCGGCCGCGCTCAACGAGCTCGGCTACACGTTCCCGCAGGCGGTCGCCGTCAAGCAGGTGATCAAGGGCTCGCCGGCAGCCTCCGTCCTGAAGGTGGGCGACCAGATCACGAGCCTCGACGGGCGGACGGTCAAGAGCGTCCAGCAGCTCCGCGACGCGGTGAAGCGCAACGGCACGGGCAAGGCGGCCGAGGTGGGCATCGTGCGCGACGGCGCCGCCTCGACCGTGTCGATCACGCCCGAGGAGTCGGGCGGCCAGGTCGTGCTCGGCATCGGAGCCGGGATGGACTACACCTTCCCGTTCGACGTCAAGATCCAGCTCGACAACGTGGGCGGCCCGAGCGCCGGCCAGATGTTCGCGCTCGGGATCATCGACAAGCTCACCCCGGGTTCGCTCAACGGCGGCAAGCGCGTCGCCGGCACGGGCACGATCGACAACGCGGGCGACATCGGAGCGATCGGCGGCATCCGGCAGAAGATGTACGCGGCGCGCGACACGGGAGGGGCGACCTACTTCCTCGCACCGGCAGCCAACTGCAACGAGGTGACGGGACACATCCCGGCCGGCCTCCGGGTGTTCGCGGTCAAGACGCTGGCGGACTCGCTCAAGGTGCTCGACGCCGTGAGCGGCGGCAAGAGCACGCAGGGACTTCCCACCTGCCCCTCGTCCTGA
- a CDS encoding UPF0182 family membrane protein, which translates to MSSEAAVRPPGRRRAAIWITLGVIVGLVILFFVFAGLYADILWYQQLGFLNVLTTQWFGAISMFFIGFLGMAVPLWLSIQLAYRLRPVYAKLNTQLDRYQQVIEPLRRLAMYGIPIVFGIFAGVSTASRWETAAMWLNGTSYGKTDPLFHLDIGFYLFALPFYRSAVGFASAVVIISLLATLATCYLYGSIRISGREVRISKAARVQISIISGLYLLLQGISIWLDRYATVTDSNVNDMINGAAYTDVNATIPGRAILAGAAIFVAILFIVTAFIGRWRFPMVGTALLIVAALVVGAIYPWIVQRFQVDPSQKTLETPYVQRGIDATRDAYGLSSIETIPYNAKTTAEAGALRQDAQTTAQIRIIDPAVVSPSFRQLQQFRQYYAFPSYLNVDRYRIGGKEQDAVVAVRELQQSGLGNARNWYNDTVVYTHGYGLVAAYGNQRSPDGQPVFMEYGIPTQGTLGQYEPRVYFGQQSPTYSIVGGPKGSKQIELDYPGGTDGAQQTYTTFSGNGGPKLDNIFKRLVYALKFQDEQIVLSDAVNSDSQILYDRDPIKRVQKVAPYLTLDSQAYPAVVDGRIKWIIDGYTTSDQYPYAHVGSLSDAIADTETPKPAYAFDDINYIRNSVKATVDAYDGSVQLYAWDAKDPVLKTWEKIYPATVKPVSDMSAQLLSHVRYPSDLFKVQRSVLGQYHVTDAGSFYSREDAWTTPNDPTSSSADPTLQPPYYLTLQMPGQKQPSFSLYSTFIPQASSEASRSVLKGYLAVDADAGSTKGQVASGYGKLRLLELPSSDTIPGPGQVQNNFNADPAVSQQLNLLRQGKTDVINGNLLTLPVGGGLLYVQPVYVKSTGETSYPLLQMVLVSFGDKIAFESTLDAALDDLFGGDSGANAGDTNVPATGGGGATSGSTGGTSSTTGGTKAANNPALQDALQRAKQALADRQTALKAGDWTAYGAADARLQQALNDALAAEGAGATSGSSGSK; encoded by the coding sequence GTGAGTTCTGAAGCCGCTGTCCGACCCCCCGGCCGCCGTCGCGCGGCGATCTGGATCACTCTCGGGGTGATCGTCGGGCTCGTCATCCTCTTCTTCGTCTTCGCGGGGCTCTACGCCGATATCCTGTGGTACCAGCAGCTCGGCTTCCTCAACGTCCTGACGACGCAGTGGTTCGGCGCGATATCGATGTTCTTCATCGGTTTCCTCGGCATGGCCGTGCCGCTCTGGCTGTCCATCCAGCTCGCCTACCGCCTCCGGCCGGTCTACGCGAAGCTCAACACCCAGCTCGACCGGTACCAGCAGGTCATCGAGCCGCTGCGCCGGCTCGCGATGTACGGCATCCCGATCGTCTTCGGCATCTTCGCGGGCGTCTCGACCGCCAGCCGCTGGGAGACCGCGGCGATGTGGCTCAACGGGACCTCCTACGGCAAGACCGACCCCCTCTTCCACCTCGACATCGGGTTCTACCTGTTCGCGCTGCCGTTCTACCGCAGCGCCGTGGGGTTCGCCTCTGCCGTGGTCATCATCTCGCTGCTCGCCACGCTGGCCACCTGCTACCTCTACGGGTCCATCCGGATCAGCGGCCGGGAGGTGCGCATCTCCAAGGCCGCGCGCGTCCAGATCTCGATCATCTCGGGGCTGTACCTGCTCCTCCAGGGCATCAGCATCTGGCTGGACCGGTACGCGACCGTGACCGACTCGAACGTCAACGACATGATCAACGGCGCCGCGTACACCGATGTCAACGCGACGATCCCGGGGCGCGCGATCCTCGCCGGCGCGGCGATCTTCGTCGCGATCCTCTTCATCGTGACCGCCTTCATCGGCCGCTGGCGGTTCCCGATGGTCGGTACCGCGCTGCTCATCGTGGCGGCGCTCGTGGTCGGCGCGATCTACCCGTGGATCGTCCAGCGGTTCCAGGTCGACCCGAGCCAGAAGACGCTCGAGACCCCGTACGTGCAGCGGGGGATAGACGCGACGCGCGACGCCTACGGGCTCAGCAGCATCGAGACCATCCCCTACAACGCGAAGACCACGGCGGAGGCCGGCGCCCTCCGGCAGGACGCCCAGACGACGGCTCAGATCCGGATCATCGATCCGGCGGTCGTGAGTCCGTCGTTCCGGCAGCTCCAGCAGTTCCGCCAGTACTACGCCTTCCCGTCGTACCTCAACGTCGACCGCTACCGGATCGGCGGCAAGGAGCAGGACGCGGTCGTCGCCGTCCGCGAGCTCCAGCAGTCCGGCCTGGGCAACGCCCGGAACTGGTACAACGACACGGTCGTCTACACGCACGGCTACGGCCTCGTCGCCGCGTACGGCAACCAGCGCTCGCCCGACGGACAGCCCGTCTTCATGGAGTACGGCATCCCCACGCAGGGGACGCTCGGCCAGTACGAGCCCCGCGTGTACTTCGGTCAGCAGTCGCCGACCTACTCGATCGTCGGCGGTCCCAAGGGATCGAAGCAGATCGAGCTCGACTACCCGGGCGGCACCGACGGGGCCCAGCAGACCTACACCACCTTCAGCGGCAACGGCGGCCCGAAGCTCGACAACATCTTCAAGCGGCTCGTCTACGCGCTGAAGTTCCAGGACGAGCAGATCGTGCTCTCCGACGCGGTGAACAGCGACTCCCAGATCCTGTACGACCGCGACCCGATCAAGCGGGTGCAGAAGGTGGCGCCGTACCTCACGCTCGACTCGCAGGCGTACCCCGCGGTCGTCGACGGCCGCATCAAGTGGATCATCGACGGTTACACGACGAGCGATCAGTACCCGTACGCCCACGTCGGCAGCCTGAGCGACGCGATCGCCGACACCGAGACGCCGAAGCCCGCCTACGCCTTCGACGACATCAACTACATCCGCAACTCGGTCAAGGCCACGGTCGACGCGTACGACGGCTCGGTGCAGCTCTACGCCTGGGACGCCAAGGATCCCGTCCTCAAGACCTGGGAGAAGATCTACCCGGCGACGGTCAAGCCGGTCAGCGACATGAGCGCCCAGCTGCTGAGCCATGTGCGCTACCCGTCCGACCTGTTCAAGGTGCAGCGGTCGGTGCTCGGTCAGTACCACGTGACCGACGCGGGATCGTTCTACTCGCGGGAGGACGCCTGGACGACCCCCAACGACCCGACCTCGTCGTCGGCCGACCCGACCCTCCAGCCGCCCTACTACCTGACGCTCCAGATGCCGGGGCAGAAGCAGCCGTCCTTCTCGCTCTACAGCACGTTCATCCCGCAGGCCTCCAGCGAGGCGAGCAGATCGGTGCTGAAGGGGTATCTGGCGGTCGATGCCGACGCGGGATCGACGAAGGGCCAGGTCGCTTCCGGGTACGGGAAGCTGCGATTGCTGGAGCTGCCCTCGAGCGACACCATTCCGGGGCCCGGGCAGGTCCAGAACAACTTCAATGCCGATCCGGCGGTGTCGCAACAGCTGAACCTGTTGCGGCAGGGCAAGACCGATGTCATCAACGGCAACCTGCTGACGCTCCCGGTCGGCGGCGGCCTGCTGTACGTCCAGCCCGTCTATGTGAAGTCCACGGGTGAGACGAGCTACCCGCTCCTGCAGATGGTCCTCGTCTCGTTCGGCGACAAGATCGCCTTCGAGTCCACGCTCGACGCGGCACTCGATGACCTCTTCGGCGGTGACTCGGGCGCCAACGCCGGCGACACGAACGTGCCCGCTACCGGCGGGGGAGGCGCGACCTCCGGCTCGACCGGCGGCACCTCCTCCACGACCGGAGGGACGAAGGCCGCGAACAACCCCGCCCTGCAGGACGCCCTGCAGCGGGCCAAGCAGGCGCTGGCCGACCGGCAGACGGCGCTGAAGGCCGGGGACTGGACGGCGTACGGCGCCGCGGACGCGCGGCTGCAGCAGGCGCTGAACGACGCGCTGGCCGCCGAGGGCGCGGGAGCGACGAGCGGGTCGTCCGGCTCCAAGTAG
- a CDS encoding isochorismatase family protein: protein MGYGLMLVGAQRARLEGADAVPGAESLRLVLGRVLEAARAAGAPIVHVKNDGTRGETDAPGTGGWELVFAPEPGEPVVRKSAPNTFESNPALADVLRAMAVDTVVVVGVPSEGSVRATALGALERGFDVIVPTGAHAAAPAVGSPSEVVRRVERELSAEGVEVIELDEVRFD from the coding sequence ATGGGATACGGCCTCATGCTCGTCGGTGCGCAGCGCGCCCGGCTCGAGGGCGCCGACGCGGTCCCCGGCGCCGAGTCGTTGCGGCTAGTCCTCGGCCGGGTGCTGGAGGCCGCCCGTGCCGCCGGCGCCCCGATCGTGCACGTCAAGAACGACGGGACGCGCGGGGAGACCGACGCGCCGGGCACCGGCGGGTGGGAGCTCGTGTTCGCGCCGGAGCCGGGGGAGCCGGTGGTGCGCAAGAGCGCTCCCAACACGTTCGAGTCGAATCCGGCGCTGGCCGACGTCCTGCGCGCGATGGCGGTCGACACGGTCGTCGTCGTCGGAGTCCCGAGTGAGGGGTCCGTGCGTGCCACGGCGCTGGGCGCGCTCGAGCGCGGGTTCGACGTCATCGTCCCGACGGGCGCCCACGCGGCCGCCCCGGCGGTTGGATCACCGTCGGAGGTCGTGCGGCGTGTCGAGCGCGAACTCTCCGCGGAGGGCGTCGAGGTGATCGAGCTCGACGAGGTGCGGTTCGACTGA
- a CDS encoding response regulator: MPGAVTKYRVVVIEDDPDVAFFMKTVLEKRADALVTAITDPSLALSVIAQFEPDIVVTDIEMPGISGLDLLKELRGQYPGMPVVVMTAHVSVDYAVSALRAQADEFLTKPIASAELVAIVNRLAAEGRTKRAAHRQQVVLAIGAHPDDVEIGVGGILAAHRDAGNQVVILTLSRGSRGGDAEDRQHESLASAELLGARLFLEDLEDTKIPVADPTVGIIERVVAEVKPDIVYTHSSHDRHQDHQAVHAATVVATRTVRTVCCYQSPSATIDFRPTRFVPIDGFTDTKLQLIECFRSQTEVRDYLEPDLVRATARYWSRFGGGRNCEPLEVMRDTADISMPASSVATDVRVQRTAE, from the coding sequence ATGCCGGGCGCGGTGACGAAATACCGGGTGGTCGTGATCGAGGACGACCCCGATGTGGCCTTCTTCATGAAGACGGTCCTCGAGAAGCGGGCCGATGCCCTGGTCACGGCGATCACCGATCCCTCCCTCGCCCTCTCGGTCATCGCCCAGTTCGAGCCCGACATCGTCGTCACGGACATCGAGATGCCCGGGATCTCCGGGCTCGACCTGCTGAAAGAGCTGCGCGGCCAGTACCCGGGCATGCCCGTCGTCGTCATGACGGCCCACGTCTCGGTCGACTACGCCGTCTCCGCCCTCCGCGCGCAGGCCGACGAGTTCCTCACGAAGCCCATCGCCTCCGCGGAGCTCGTGGCGATCGTGAACCGGCTCGCGGCGGAAGGGCGCACCAAGCGTGCGGCCCATCGTCAGCAGGTCGTCCTCGCCATCGGCGCCCATCCCGACGATGTCGAGATCGGCGTCGGCGGGATCCTCGCCGCGCACCGCGACGCCGGAAACCAGGTCGTCATCCTCACCCTGTCGCGCGGGTCGCGCGGCGGCGACGCCGAGGACCGCCAGCACGAGTCCCTGGCGTCGGCGGAACTGCTCGGCGCCCGACTCTTCCTGGAGGACCTCGAGGACACGAAGATCCCGGTCGCCGACCCCACGGTGGGCATCATCGAGCGCGTCGTGGCGGAGGTGAAGCCGGACATCGTCTACACGCACTCGTCGCACGACCGTCATCAGGACCATCAGGCGGTCCACGCCGCCACGGTCGTGGCGACCCGGACGGTCCGGACGGTGTGCTGCTATCAGAGCCCGTCGGCGACCATCGATTTCCGCCCGACGCGGTTCGTGCCGATCGACGGGTTCACCGACACCAAGCTCCAGCTCATCGAGTGCTTCCGTTCGCAGACCGAGGTCCGCGACTACCTCGAGCCGGACCTCGTCCGCGCGACGGCGCGCTATTGGTCCCGGTTCGGTGGCGGCCGGAACTGCGAGCCGCTCGAGGTCATGCGCGACACCGCCGACATCTCCATGCCCGCCTCGTCGGTGGCCACCGACGTCCGAGTCCAGAGGACGGCGGAATGA
- a CDS encoding ATP-grasp domain-containing protein, with amino-acid sequence MTGAAPTRVLVTGAGGPAGVAVIRSLVARPDVEVLAADMDGWASGLYLVAAENRRIVPPGRSAVFVDELIRMCRDDRVDVLFSTVDVELPGLAERRDDLRAVGALLAAPSHDTLVTCLDKHALVKRVEGSARVPVTRLLNGEGVGADWRFPVIVKPRSGAGSRGVRLVADRVALEELGVDESLIIQENLPGDEFSVDVLAGLDGEVIAAVPRSRERVDSGVSIAGRTVKRAELSDTAAAVARAIGLTGVANVQLRYSSEGVPALLEVNPRFPGALPLTIASGVDMPSLLLDLVLGRPVPSRVEFEELANVRYLEDVFLPPAEVIVSENAAHTEGPGE; translated from the coding sequence ATGACGGGAGCCGCACCGACCCGCGTGCTCGTCACAGGCGCCGGCGGACCGGCGGGCGTCGCGGTCATCCGCTCGCTCGTCGCCCGCCCGGACGTGGAGGTGCTCGCCGCCGACATGGACGGCTGGGCCAGCGGTCTCTACCTGGTCGCCGCCGAGAACCGGAGGATCGTCCCTCCCGGACGGTCGGCGGTCTTCGTGGACGAGCTCATCCGGATGTGCCGGGACGACCGGGTCGACGTCCTGTTCTCCACGGTGGACGTCGAGCTCCCCGGGCTGGCGGAGCGGAGGGACGATCTGCGCGCCGTGGGCGCCCTGCTGGCCGCGCCGAGTCACGACACGCTCGTCACCTGCCTCGACAAGCACGCGCTCGTGAAGCGCGTCGAGGGCTCGGCCCGGGTGCCTGTGACGCGCCTCCTGAACGGCGAGGGCGTTGGCGCCGACTGGCGGTTCCCCGTCATCGTGAAGCCGCGCAGCGGCGCGGGTTCGCGCGGCGTGCGGCTCGTCGCGGACCGTGTAGCGCTCGAAGAGCTGGGCGTCGACGAGTCGCTCATCATCCAGGAGAACCTCCCCGGGGACGAGTTCTCCGTCGACGTGCTCGCGGGACTCGACGGCGAGGTCATCGCCGCGGTCCCGCGGTCGCGCGAGCGGGTGGACTCGGGCGTGTCGATCGCGGGACGCACGGTCAAGCGCGCCGAGCTGTCCGACACGGCGGCGGCCGTCGCCCGGGCGATCGGGCTCACGGGCGTCGCGAACGTCCAGCTCCGCTACAGCTCGGAGGGGGTGCCGGCGCTGCTCGAGGTGAACCCGAGGTTCCCCGGAGCCCTGCCGCTCACGATCGCCAGCGGCGTCGACATGCCGTCCCTCCTGCTCGATCTGGTGCTCGGCCGCCCTGTGCCGTCGCGCGTCGAGTTCGAGGAGCTGGCCAACGTGCGTTATCTCGAGGACGTGTTCCTCCCGCCCGCGGAGGTGATCGTCTCCGAGAATGCGGCGCACACCGAGGGGCCGGGGGAGTGA
- a CDS encoding PHP domain-containing protein: protein MTAPGHAEPSLLLGDHHVHSTFSDDARSTLAENIAAAQAAGLDRLRLTDHVRASTTWVPEFLAAVAAEPVPDGVTVLTGVEAKLLDASGSVDLPPGLVVGEGGVDAIVIGDHQFPGTDGPWSPESTRRRLAAGLSAGDALDLLVQGSIRAMERTPRAQLAHWFSILPKVGLSEAQLGADRLAAWADSAAATGTLVEVNEKWGCPGPEAIAALRRAGARVVASTDSHAAEEVGRYDRVATLLAAADGLDTRQEERP, encoded by the coding sequence GTGACCGCGCCCGGGCACGCCGAGCCGTCCCTCCTGCTCGGCGATCACCACGTGCACTCGACCTTCTCGGACGACGCCCGGAGCACCCTCGCCGAGAACATCGCGGCCGCGCAGGCGGCGGGCCTCGACCGGCTGCGGCTCACCGATCACGTGCGCGCCTCCACGACGTGGGTGCCGGAATTCCTCGCAGCGGTGGCGGCGGAGCCCGTTCCGGACGGTGTGACCGTGCTGACCGGCGTCGAGGCGAAGCTGCTCGATGCGTCCGGATCGGTGGACCTCCCTCCGGGCCTCGTCGTCGGCGAGGGAGGCGTGGACGCCATCGTGATCGGCGACCACCAGTTCCCCGGAACCGACGGTCCGTGGTCGCCGGAGAGCACGCGCCGGAGGCTTGCGGCCGGCCTGTCGGCCGGTGACGCCCTGGACCTCCTCGTGCAGGGCAGCATCCGGGCGATGGAACGGACGCCCCGCGCGCAACTGGCGCACTGGTTCTCGATCCTCCCCAAGGTCGGCCTGTCCGAGGCGCAGCTCGGGGCGGATCGCCTCGCGGCCTGGGCCGACTCCGCCGCTGCGACGGGGACGCTCGTCGAGGTGAACGAGAAGTGGGGGTGCCCCGGACCCGAGGCGATCGCGGCTCTGCGGCGAGCCGGCGCGCGCGTCGTCGCCTCGACCGACAGCCATGCGGCCGAGGAGGTCGGGCGGTACGATCGGGTCGCGACCCTGTTGGCCGCGGCGGACGGTCTCGACACCCGGCAGGAGGAGCGCCCATGA
- a CDS encoding response regulator — protein MTDRTRRIVIADDDDDIRALMVIAAGRAGAEVAAAVDNGVAALEAVRGGEIDLAVLDISMPGLNGIEVADAIRSDASTRSTRILMVSASVQLLTDHGTVADRSDGFIVKPFSPRLLSTRIREMLEDQTA, from the coding sequence GTGACCGACCGGACCCGGCGCATCGTCATCGCCGACGACGACGACGACATCCGCGCGCTCATGGTCATCGCCGCCGGCCGCGCCGGTGCCGAGGTCGCGGCCGCCGTCGACAACGGCGTCGCCGCGCTGGAGGCCGTCCGCGGCGGGGAGATCGACCTGGCCGTTCTCGACATCTCGATGCCCGGCCTCAACGGCATCGAGGTGGCGGACGCGATCCGGTCCGACGCGAGCACCCGCTCCACGCGCATCCTCATGGTGTCGGCATCGGTGCAGCTGCTCACGGACCACGGGACCGTGGCGGACAGATCGGACGGGTTCATCGTGAAGCCGTTCAGCCCGCGCCTGCTGTCGACGCGCATCCGGGAGATGCTGGAGGATCAGACCGCATGA